The following DNA comes from Papaver somniferum cultivar HN1 chromosome 4, ASM357369v1, whole genome shotgun sequence.
ttagtaaactagggttttttggaaaatcggcctaaccgaacatggctctgtaactcctactaaaaccctattttgatgatttctattcgattgaagcaatcaaaatcaaattaaagtgaagggtttattggaaaatacctccggagtggtcccatggcagaatcaggctgcggctggcgtcttttatactcgataaaattatcatgtaacagaacttaattgtgattgcattgatgttgttacatttcttaaataggcggtggtggtggtggtggtaatcggcggtggtggtgggaggaggtggtggttatatatataggtggttattaggttgggtctaaattaaattaggttaagggtaggttagtcatttcaacgttttaggacaccccttatcactataaggAAGGTGGCCTAACAAAACCATGATCCCCTCAAAAAAAactatggtccctaaaaaatcattcatcaagaaGGTTCATTGCAAAATGTAGTTAGGTTCATTGCAAAATGTAGTTGGACACCAAAATAAGCCCAATAAGAAGTCAGGAAGGTACAACTCTTATATATTGTTAATCTATTGAAGTTTAAGTTTTTAGATAAACTCGACCTTAGGTGGCTTATTGTGCAATTGCTCCGTGCTTTGAATAGATTTGGGACATTTCAGCAGTGCGCTCAAGTTATTATCTAATTAAGATACATATGTACCTCTAATCAATATGAGGTTACAACTACAAGTTATCTTGGTTTATTGGATTGTTTTCTCTACTTAGAGTTAAAGAAGAGGAGGTCGTTGGGATCAAATCTCCGACCATACTCAATTGTGAGAAGGGATTCAATTCAATGCACTTATTAGTTTGTAGAATTTTGGTTCTGGTGTAAAAACCATAGTGATGCGCCAATGTAGGAGATGTACCATCAGTGGCAAACTTGTTGGCAAAATGAAACCTTATCTCAGCATTCATTTTACCAAGGTGATGCTGCTAGATGTGCCAACTTTAAATTTTTCCTGCCGCAAGTGGCAAGCTTGGCGAAGGACACTGTCTTCCCTATAGTAGTAGCTAGTCAGCTAGGTCTGTCATTCAGGTCTCCTTTATCTTGTGTCAAAACAAGAGTTGTAATTAAACAATCAAAgggaaaagaatacacaaaaaatGGAGATACAATggagaaatgaaaaaaatacctCATGAATAATTTTACTGATTTTGGTTTCAATTACATGATATGAAATGGCAGTACATCCCAATCTAATAATAGACAAATAAAGAATACCTATTTTGTAACAAAAGAATCAAAGAATAGACTGGGAAATACTAAATAAAGAACTGAAATCTGAAATGTAGATGTTTTTCTAACTACAAAGAATTTGTTATCTCTAGACATGCTTTAATGAATGGAAGAATAATGAATGAATTTTCCTAAACTACAAagaatttgtttgtttttttacttTACTTGGTCTTCTATACTGAGTGAATGATGGAagtttttgttgctgctgctggatgAATGAAATGAACCCATTGAAGCTCAACTCGGCTGTGACTTAACGGAGGAAGTTCCTGCAACATCAACAGGTGCCCACGCTGAAACTGTGTAAAGCGACTGATCTAACCATTTTAGTGTCAATCCCGCTCCGTCTTCTCCCCGCTTCTCTAAACTGAACTTGTCGCTTGAATACATCTTCAGAAGCATTCGGCTCTGAAGCATTTCTCTATCTTCGATAACGACGTTTTTAAATCCTCCTTGCGCCATCGAAACCCTCCATTTATCGAAACATTCATGCCTTTCAGACCTATCAATTCCTTCACATGACACTATGTTCCGAATCTCCCTTGCGAACATCTCTTCTATTTTGATTCTGACCGGACTATTTAGAGGTAAGTTAGCATCAAGTGAATCAAATATGGCAGAGTAATACTTCAATGAATTAGATACCCTTGTCTCCAGACTTGGGCTGTTGTGCTCAGCTTCTTCCTCAGCCATAAGAACGATACCCGGGTTAGTGCTCCGAATCAGCCCCAAGAAATCCCTTAAGACGCCACCGGTTTGGTCGTAGAGCATTTTGTGCAACTGAAGAATGCAATTCACAGCTACGCTTTCTTTCTCTTTGACATGAAGCATCCAGAGCCTCACGTCTTCTAACCTGTCCACCACCGGATGGAATTCGAAAGGCAAATTCAAGGCTGATGCGAATAAAGCCAATCTATCTCCTGTTTCTTGCAGGTCCTGTTTTGACTCGCCTATACCTGTAATCCTGACATGGCTCGGAGGGTTAGCTCTAGAAGCCAAACTCTGAAACAAACTAGGCCACTGAAGCCCTTGTTTGATGTCGAAATCTATAATGTGCACTCGATCTTTTCCTTCAAACGATCTCAAATACATCTCATTTGATGTGAAATGGAGGAACTTTGGAATTGGGCTGACATGATTGAGAAGCCGAAGTGCTGATGCAGTTTCATCTTCTGCTCGATCGATATCCCTAGGAACTGAAACGTGAAAAATGTGAGGCCATAGTCGCGCAGCTCGCAATGCTAAGGCTTCAGTGAAGTAAGCTGTGACACGACGAATGGTGTTTCCTTCTGGTGAAGCTAATTCACCAAGTCTCGATAAGTAATGTGTAATGGCTGACATGTTCTTTGAGCTGATTGATTCCACACAAGCTACTAGGAAACCCAATAGCTCAAAATCTTGATGCTCAGCTTGAACGTCGCCACCGTTGCGCGCAGTTAGTCTTCCCTCTGATGGGTAAGGAACCCGAGTCCCGTTCCCAATTTCGATGTCGTCGGAGGAATTATCCTCTGGCTTTAGTGTCAAACTACGACTCTCAGACGAGTTACTCGATCCCGGTTTCACCTTTGTAATTGCCCGGCTTGTCTCGGCAGCACCTCTATCACCTGTTGCTGTAATCTCATTCACCACAAAATCCATCCATGTTGACCGCGGCAAAAAACTTACCCTCTCCTCCTTGGCTGCAGTAAGTGACGGAGTCTCGGTACCTGTAACTCCAGACCCTGTAACATTCTGCGAAAACCAAATATTCTCACTACCCAACTCACTGTCGCTGCTGCATCTCTTTCTCTTAACCCTGTTAACACCGCATTCGTCAGATGAATTCTGCCTCTTCAaactcttcttctcttcttcccagAACACATCTTCAACACCTCTTCTTCCTTCCCAAATCAATGGCTGCGGAATGGAAAGCGAAGGCGGTGGCCGGCTTTTGTGCCTAATCGAACAGCTTCCTTTTGATTCAAACCCTTTCTCTACTGACAAACCAACTGGTCTAATCGGTTGTTGCGATCTCGACGTATTACGGGTAAAATTACACGGTAATTCCCGTCTCTGTGTGCTCATTGAAGGTAACTGAAAATTGCAAACTGCCTGAAACTGTGCTGTAGCTTCACTCCTTAGTCCATGCCTTGTTGGTGACAACAATTTAGAACACCCAGCCAACATCCCTATCACTTCCTAATCTCTTCGGGTTTCGATCGAAAAACAATGTGTGTATACGGGGTTGTACAAATGAAATATGCAATCACTATCTTTGAAAAATCATGCACAGATGGATGATGAATGATTGAATTGAAAAGTCAATTTGATGAAATTTTTGAACAAAAGAAATTTTACGTATAGAAAAGAATGAAACAATTTATGATGAATAGAGAAAGATTACATATACCTACCGGATGATCCAAATTTTGCTGGAAAAGTTCATTGAAGTAAGAAGTTGTGATTCGTCTGGCCAGAGAGAATAATAACACCAGGAATAGAAATCCATTAGAATAATGATAACAccatcaagaagaagaacaaactgaagctgaagatgaagaagaaactgtaGAGAAGAAATTTGTTGACAATTGGAACCTGTAAAAAACTCTCCATTACTTCGATTGAATCAGCAAACACTCACACTTctgaaaaactccttcaaacaaaagaaaacaaaacccaaagttagatcatcatcatcatcactcaaCAACAAACCAAAAGATCAAAAACTCTAACAGACTAATcgttttataattctttcttcttcttcttcttcacttaacaatcttcttctctctttcttttcatGATTTCATTGGGTCCCTTGATTGTTCATGTTTTTCAGTATTTCCACCCaccataagaaaagaaaaaaaagtaatagAAAGGGAAAGAAAGTGATTGGAATgttggaagaaaaagaaaagaaaaacagagtTGTAATGATCTAAGAAAACAGAATGGGGGAACCAAAATACGACCGTTTGAAATATGACCGTTGTATGGCGTATGGGGATATGTTTGGTATATTTTTAATTGCTATTTACAGGAAGTAAAGTCAGTTCATTGCACGTGAGAGGCTATTAATGGGGTGTTGTCCGTTTTTATTTGACCGTTGGATACTCGGTTTTATAATTACTGTCTTGACTCTACGGTTCTTTCTGACAGTAAAAAAGGCGTGTTGAAAGAAGAAGGATGGTGTTTTGGTGTTACGTGGAGTATTGAACCAGTGTGGAAAGTAGATGGATGGGACTTAAATGTGGGACCTGGGTAATGATATGGGCCCCCATCATGTGGGTAAGTACTTTAGATCAGATGATGATGGTTTGGGTATGAACGAAAGATGGGAACATCAACATATTCTCTTGCACGTGAAAAACTGAGAAAAGGCCAATGAGTTGGCTTGCTTGAGCTTTTGCAATTCCAACTATGTGCACACTCTTTAAGAGAGTGTTAATCTGATGTTTTCCATTTATGAGGTTAGGTGGTATTATGTGTTTCGTATCAGTGAACAATCCTGAAATTTTACATAACTTAAGTCTTAAACTTTCAGTAGATAAATCCAGTGTGAAGAGAACCCTTCCTTTATATCATATGGCTCTATTAAGGTAAATGTACAAATCACTATTAGTACGACGATCGGATTCACAAAACCATCCTACTGTTAcaaactactccctccgttccaatttacttgatgttttagaaATTTTTTTGTGTTCCAAAATAAATGAGGTTTTAAGaatttttcccaaattctcaCTGATTTGCCCTTGCTTTGAAATCAGAACATATCATTAATTATCATTAGAATTAGTAAATAAATGATTATTCCAAGGATTTGGATGGAATATTTTGTTTACCCCGAGTAAATTATAATGGGATTCGTAATTTATATTAAATTTAGAAACTAAAAACTAGGTGTTTTAAAATTTTAGGAATCTATTAATATGGGTAGATTTGGAAAAATTTGACTCTCTGTTGTTTCTTAATTTGCGTGAAATTTTTTACAACGTCAAGTAAatcggaacggagggagtattaacaaAATGGTCATATTTCCGTTAAAAAGAGAGTTAAGTGATGACTCACAATTAAATATGTTAACCAAATTACCTATGTGTCCTCCCTACTTATCCCTCCATTCACAATTTTAAATTTTGCCTTCATTGTAATTGTTTTGACGGTGGTGCTATTTACAAGTGGTGGTGTCGCCACTTACACACCGTTACACCGCATTCGAGATCGTTATACCACATTCAGgttcgttacaccgcattcacccAAAGGGTTCACTGCTTCCCCTCTGAGATTTAGTGGAGATTCTTaaacttccaccaccaccaccaccgcttcatCACCATCACTTCAACTAATTAGTTAAATGGAAGGGTATTTTGAAGAAGGGTATTTTAGAAAAAGATAACACTGTTTTGTTCAAAAGTGTTAAATCGGATGGAAGTATGATTGTTCTGTGAATGAATTACAAAAATGTGACCATTTTGTGACCCAATTATAAAAAATATGGCCATTATATAAATGACCCCTCTATTAACTCGGTATATCAAACTTTCTGTGAGTCTTAGTTTCTTTTCAATAAAATCTTACTCACAGAATAAAAGAACAGAATACTTATAGGAGCAAACACAAATACCAAGCtcacaaaaaagagaaaaaaaaacacttagcaaaaataaatatttaaaggcaaagagaaaaagaaaaaagatttaaAAAGCCAAAAAATCCAAAATTTTTGGGGCAATTCAAGAATTGAACTCAAGATATCTCACACCCTAAGCGAGAATCATACCACCAGACCATTTGCCCGTTGGCGACTGTTCATTCAATTCTCTCGTCTTTGTGATAAGTCTTGCATGGATGTGTCAATCAAACACCCCAAAATTTTCACACTCAACGCAGAATACTTTGGTGAAGGTTATACTATAAACCTTGTCGTTTTATTACCCTGGCACTGTCATATTGCAAGTTGAATGTTAATGCCGTCTGTATCGCTAATAATTTCACAAAAATTCAGAATTTAATCAGCAAATGAGCTAGTCGGcgttttatgcatcttttgtttgGTGGGTGTTTGGACTGCAATGTAAACGTATGACCCTGGGTAGTCATGTTGGCCCATCAAGTGGGTAAGTACTTCGATGACACATGAATGAAATATGACACTTCTACATGAAGGTTGTTTTTAAGGTTGTTTTTAGGCATACCTAAATATTGTTAGACATattgaataaaaacaaaaaaggatgtcaaataacaaaatcagaaactCCCTTAACCAAAATTTTttataatggcaaatctgccctttctgtattagtgttaataatctggattagtgattaaaatttttatttagtgattaagataattcagaattataaagttttgggtagatgaaaaaatttggggaaaaaatcaagttttattgagaaggagagaaggaaaaggagaaagtgagaaaaaaatTTCTTGATTCAATGTAGGATaaggagaatgattttacacaaactcaaactcaagatgatgatttttatgagccaaatccagatcaTGAATACAtaaatgaggaacccaatgcttctaacacacatgtacacttctattgtatgtttaatctcacttttgtagcttgaaatcatcaaaaaattgtatttttcatcatggttcAGCGAACCAGGACTATGTTTGGCTTGAAAATATGAGCcgaacccactaaattgatgaacagttcggctagctgaatttattaacgttatacgccgaaccttcattttccaacttccaacATATTTGAAAgatcctagttcggcttatattaaagtctaataacaagccgaacctattcgtgagagttaggttcggttttcactctaaatatcgtatcagccgaactatatatttttccaagttcagctcatattcaaaaaatcacatcagccgaGCATGATAAtgattttccatgaaacacttaaattcatacacatttaggggttaggctttttattacatatgttttctattgtgcagccttttcataggatgaaccaaacaaaaaaagtggaaattactaaaagtgttaagaaagtgaagtttaatgatggagaataccaaggtccatattaaactcattaaaatcaatgagatcttatcttcaacttcaagagaatgaaaagacaaacacaacgcaaaaagaatgaggtcattccgacatcggacgaaaaagttatggccaaaataatatcgaaaaacttgagtgtgcaaagagaaggttcggctgataactcaacaacacgagctagcgaacctagagcctgcaaatcaatgtttttgaagtgtttacagagagaggttcggcttgaaagtgatctaatcgagtcagccgaacctgacaaccacctggggtaaatttcacttctcaggttcggccgggaaggtttgcaaggtattagccgaacctgacactatTCTGGGACGTAT
Coding sequences within:
- the LOC113274836 gene encoding scarecrow-like protein 28 isoform X1; this encodes MLAGCSKLLSPTRHGLRSEATAQFQAVCNFQLPSMSTQRRELPCNFTRNTSRSQQPIRPVGLSVEKGFESKGSCSIRHKSRPPPSLSIPQPLIWEGRRGVEDVFWEEEKKSLKRQNSSDECGVNRVKRKRCSSDSELGSENIWFSQNVTGSGVTGTETPSLTAAKEERVSFLPRSTWMDFVVNEITATGDRGAAETSRAITKVKPGSSNSSESRSLTLKPEDNSSDDIEIGNGTRVPYPSEGRLTARNGGDVQAEHQDFELLGFLVACVESISSKNMSAITHYLSRLGELASPEGNTIRRVTAYFTEALALRAARLWPHIFHVSVPRDIDRAEDETASALRLLNHVSPIPKFLHFTSNEMYLRSFEGKDRVHIIDFDIKQGLQWPSLFQSLASRANPPSHVRITGIGESKQDLQETGDRLALFASALNLPFEFHPVVDRLEDVRLWMLHVKEKESVAVNCILQLHKMLYDQTGGVLRDFLGLIRSTNPGIVLMAEEEAEHNSPSLETRVSNSLKYYSAIFDSLDANLPLNSPVRIKIEEMFAREIRNIVSCEGIDRSERHECFDKWRVSMAQGGFKNVVIEDREMLQSRMLLKMYSSDKFSLEKRGEDGAGLTLKWLDQSLYTVSAWAPVDVAGTSSVKSQPS
- the LOC113274836 gene encoding scarecrow-like protein 28 isoform X2, which codes for MNFSSKIWIIRHGLRSEATAQFQAVCNFQLPSMSTQRRELPCNFTRNTSRSQQPIRPVGLSVEKGFESKGSCSIRHKSRPPPSLSIPQPLIWEGRRGVEDVFWEEEKKSLKRQNSSDECGVNRVKRKRCSSDSELGSENIWFSQNVTGSGVTGTETPSLTAAKEERVSFLPRSTWMDFVVNEITATGDRGAAETSRAITKVKPGSSNSSESRSLTLKPEDNSSDDIEIGNGTRVPYPSEGRLTARNGGDVQAEHQDFELLGFLVACVESISSKNMSAITHYLSRLGELASPEGNTIRRVTAYFTEALALRAARLWPHIFHVSVPRDIDRAEDETASALRLLNHVSPIPKFLHFTSNEMYLRSFEGKDRVHIIDFDIKQGLQWPSLFQSLASRANPPSHVRITGIGESKQDLQETGDRLALFASALNLPFEFHPVVDRLEDVRLWMLHVKEKESVAVNCILQLHKMLYDQTGGVLRDFLGLIRSTNPGIVLMAEEEAEHNSPSLETRVSNSLKYYSAIFDSLDANLPLNSPVRIKIEEMFAREIRNIVSCEGIDRSERHECFDKWRVSMAQGGFKNVVIEDREMLQSRMLLKMYSSDKFSLEKRGEDGAGLTLKWLDQSLYTVSAWAPVDVAGTSSVKSQPS